From the Gallaecimonas mangrovi genome, one window contains:
- the hutI gene encoding imidazolonepropionase — MSTDWDWLVVNVNIATMDDAGELRDAALAVKGERIVWMGQKRDLPALDTLLPVIDGGGGWLLPGFVDCHTHLIYGGSRAKEFAARLEGASYQDIAKAGGGIMSTVRATRDASEESLYHSARARLRALLDEGVTTVEIKSGYGLELESERKCLRIARVLGHQMPQRIRTTFLGAHALPAEFKDDADAYIETVCSEMLPAIAREQLADAVDAFCEGVGFSVSQTQRVFEAAKAHGLPVKLHAEQLSNLGGSALAARFQALSVDHLEHLDEAGVKAIKDSGTVAVLLPGAFYFLRETQLPPIALLRQYQVPMAVATDINPGTSPLASMLLMLNMSCTLFRLTPKEALLAATLNGAKALGMADQIGSIKVGKQADLALWAIDDPAELCYQFGVRPLQQLWVAGREVGGIRR; from the coding sequence ATGTCGACAGACTGGGATTGGCTGGTAGTGAACGTCAATATTGCCACCATGGATGACGCTGGCGAGCTGCGTGACGCGGCGCTGGCGGTGAAGGGTGAGCGTATTGTCTGGATGGGCCAAAAGCGCGACTTACCGGCACTAGACACCCTGCTGCCGGTGATTGACGGCGGCGGTGGCTGGCTGCTGCCGGGCTTTGTAGATTGCCACACTCACCTTATCTATGGCGGTAGTAGGGCCAAAGAGTTTGCAGCGCGCCTGGAAGGGGCCAGCTACCAAGACATCGCCAAGGCCGGTGGCGGCATCATGAGCACGGTGCGCGCTACCCGCGACGCCAGCGAAGAAAGCCTTTATCACAGCGCTCGTGCCAGATTGCGCGCCTTGCTGGACGAGGGCGTGACCACGGTAGAAATAAAATCCGGCTATGGCCTGGAGCTGGAAAGCGAGCGTAAATGCTTGCGTATTGCTCGGGTGCTAGGCCACCAGATGCCGCAGCGTATTCGCACCACTTTTTTAGGGGCTCACGCCTTACCGGCCGAATTTAAAGACGATGCCGACGCTTACATCGAGACAGTCTGTAGCGAAATGCTACCGGCGATTGCCCGTGAGCAGCTAGCCGATGCTGTTGATGCCTTCTGTGAAGGGGTCGGGTTTTCGGTTTCGCAAACCCAGCGTGTGTTCGAGGCCGCCAAGGCCCATGGCCTGCCGGTAAAACTGCATGCCGAGCAGCTGTCTAATCTTGGCGGCTCGGCGCTTGCCGCCCGCTTTCAGGCTTTGTCGGTGGACCACCTGGAGCACCTTGATGAGGCCGGGGTTAAGGCCATCAAAGACAGCGGTACTGTGGCAGTGCTGCTGCCCGGCGCCTTTTATTTTCTGCGTGAAACCCAGCTGCCGCCTATCGCACTGCTGCGCCAGTACCAGGTGCCAATGGCGGTGGCCACCGACATTAACCCCGGCACGTCACCTTTGGCTTCCATGCTGCTGATGCTCAACATGAGCTGCACGTTATTTCGGTTAACGCCGAAAGAAGCGTTGCTGGCGGCCACCCTGAACGGTGCAAAAGCGTTAGGCATGGCCGACCAAATTGGCTCCATTAAAGTGGGCAAGCAAGCCGACCTGGCACTGTGGGCCATCGATGACCCAGCCGAGCTTTGCTATCAGTTTGGTGTGCGGCCCTTGCAGCAACTTTGGGTCGCGGGCCGTGAAGTGGGCGGTATACGCCGTTAA
- a CDS encoding UTRA domain-containing protein — translation MSKFLSIRRWLLDSIDNGQLNSGDAVPSENQLAEKFTVSRMTARRALTELVAAGVLERRQGQGTFVAELKAQSALLNIRNIAIEVAERGHLYQAQVLELKALPCPADVAKVLGLAIGTEVALSRILHLEDGAPIQLEARYVNQGLIPDYLSQDFNRHTPHEYLSAVAPITEAHHWVEAVAATLNEAALLDVAEHSPLLKLTRLTASRHGAVSLARLYHPSHYRLGGQLPTLGNTDANHR, via the coding sequence ATGAGCAAATTTCTTTCCATTCGTCGCTGGCTGCTCGACAGCATCGACAATGGTCAGCTGAATTCAGGGGATGCTGTTCCTTCTGAAAACCAACTGGCAGAAAAGTTTACTGTATCGCGGATGACAGCCCGGCGCGCCTTAACCGAGTTAGTGGCGGCGGGGGTGCTGGAGCGGCGCCAGGGCCAGGGCACTTTTGTTGCCGAACTGAAAGCCCAGAGCGCGCTTTTAAATATTCGTAATATTGCCATTGAAGTGGCCGAGCGTGGCCACCTTTACCAAGCCCAGGTGCTGGAGCTTAAAGCCCTGCCTTGCCCGGCCGATGTTGCCAAAGTATTGGGGCTGGCCATAGGCACCGAAGTGGCACTGTCGCGCATTTTACACTTGGAAGACGGCGCCCCTATTCAGCTTGAGGCGCGTTATGTAAACCAAGGGCTGATTCCTGACTATTTAAGCCAAGATTTTAACCGCCATACCCCCCACGAATACCTCAGTGCCGTGGCCCCCATTACCGAAGCCCACCACTGGGTTGAAGCCGTGGCCGCCACCTTGAATGAAGCGGCGCTGCTCGATGTGGCAGAACATAGCCCGCTACTGAAACTGACCCGTTTAACCGCCTCGCGCCATGGCGCCGTTAGCCTGGCACGCCTTTATCACCCCAGCCATTACCGACTGGGCGGACAATTACCGACTTTGGGGAACACCGATGCAAACCACAGGTAA
- the hutU gene encoding urocanate hydratase, with product MQTTGNRLDNSRDIRAPHGSQLSCKSWLSEAAMRMLMNNLDPAVAEHPQALVVYGGIGRAARNWECFDKIIATLKRLEDDETLLVQSGKPVGVFKTHSDAPRVLIANSNLVPHWATWEHFNELDKKGLMMYGQMTAGSWIYIGSQGIVQGTYETFVAVAKQHFAGKAQGRWILTGGLGGMGGAQPLAATMAGFSMLAVECDESRIDFRLRTRYVDKKATSLDEALGMIEDANAMGRAVSVGLLGNAADVFAELVKRGITPDVVTDQTSAHDPLNGYLPQGWTLAEAREMRAKDEKAVVNAAKASMAVQVTAMLALQKAGAATLDYGNNIRQMAFEEGVQNAFDFPGFVPAYIRPLFCEGIGPFRWVALSGDPEDIYKTDAKVKELIPNDPHLHNWLDMARERIAFQGLPARICWVGLKDRARLAKAFNDMVKSGELKAPIVIGRDHLDSGSVASPNRETEAMEDGSDAVSDWPLLNALLNTAGGATWVSLHHGGGVGMGFSQHAGVVIVADGTDAAAKRIGRVLWNDPATGVMRHSDAGYDIAQHCAREQGLDLPMLETK from the coding sequence ATGCAAACCACAGGTAACCGACTCGATAATAGCCGCGATATTCGCGCCCCTCACGGCAGCCAGTTAAGCTGCAAAAGCTGGCTCAGCGAAGCCGCCATGCGCATGTTGATGAATAACCTCGACCCGGCCGTGGCCGAGCATCCCCAGGCGTTGGTGGTTTACGGTGGTATTGGCCGCGCCGCCCGTAACTGGGAGTGCTTTGACAAAATCATTGCCACCTTAAAGCGCTTGGAAGACGACGAAACCTTGCTGGTGCAGTCGGGCAAACCGGTGGGGGTTTTTAAAACCCACAGCGACGCGCCGCGGGTGCTCATTGCCAATTCCAATTTGGTGCCGCACTGGGCCACCTGGGAGCACTTTAACGAGCTCGATAAAAAAGGCCTGATGATGTACGGCCAAATGACTGCCGGCTCCTGGATTTACATCGGCTCCCAGGGCATCGTCCAGGGCACCTACGAAACCTTTGTGGCGGTAGCCAAGCAACATTTTGCCGGTAAGGCCCAAGGCCGCTGGATCTTAACCGGTGGTCTTGGCGGCATGGGCGGCGCCCAGCCGTTAGCCGCCACCATGGCCGGCTTTAGCATGCTGGCGGTGGAATGCGACGAGAGCCGCATCGACTTTCGCCTGCGCACCCGTTATGTGGACAAAAAGGCCACCAGCCTGGATGAAGCCCTAGGCATGATTGAAGATGCCAACGCCATGGGCCGCGCGGTGTCGGTGGGCCTCTTGGGTAACGCCGCTGACGTTTTTGCAGAGCTCGTCAAACGCGGCATCACCCCGGATGTGGTTACCGACCAAACTTCAGCCCACGACCCGTTAAATGGCTACCTGCCACAGGGCTGGACCCTGGCTGAGGCCCGCGAGATGCGCGCCAAGGACGAAAAAGCCGTAGTTAACGCCGCCAAAGCCTCGATGGCAGTGCAGGTAACGGCGATGCTGGCCCTGCAAAAAGCGGGGGCGGCCACCCTTGATTACGGCAATAACATTCGCCAGATGGCCTTTGAAGAAGGGGTGCAAAACGCCTTTGATTTCCCCGGCTTTGTACCGGCCTATATTCGCCCCTTGTTCTGTGAAGGCATTGGCCCTTTCCGCTGGGTGGCGCTCAGTGGTGACCCAGAAGACATTTACAAGACCGACGCCAAAGTCAAAGAACTTATCCCCAACGACCCACACCTGCACAACTGGCTGGACATGGCTCGTGAGCGCATTGCCTTTCAGGGCCTGCCGGCGCGTATTTGCTGGGTTGGCCTTAAAGACCGGGCGCGGCTAGCCAAAGCCTTTAACGACATGGTGAAAAGTGGCGAATTAAAAGCCCCCATCGTTATTGGCCGTGACCACCTCGACAGCGGCTCGGTGGCCAGCCCCAACCGTGAAACCGAAGCCATGGAAGACGGCTCTGACGCGGTATCTGACTGGCCTCTTTTAAACGCGCTGTTGAACACCGCCGGCGGTGCCACTTGGGTTTCCTTGCACCACGGCGGCGGCGTTGGCATGGGCTTTAGCCAGCACGCCGGGGTGGTGATCGTTGCCGACGGCACCGATGCCGCGGCGAAGCGTATTGGCCGGGTGCTGTGGAACGACCCGGCCACCGGCGTTATGCGCCACAGCGATGCCGGCTACGATATTGCTCAACACTGTGCCCGTGAACAGGGCCTGGATTTACCCATGCTGGAGACCAAATAG
- the hutH gene encoding histidine ammonia-lyase: MFNLVLNPGALSLSDLRRVAFEPVTVTLADSAWPAIEKSAAQVQKVVEEDRVVYGINTGFGLLANTRIARHELEELQRRIVLSHAAGIGELMGENTVRLLMVLKLNALSRGYSGIRRVVLEGLMALINAEVYPCIPQKGSVGASGDLAPLAHMVCPLIGEGFVLHKGQKLSAAEGLAIAGIKPVTLAAKEGLALLNGTQASTAFALQGLFAAEDLFVAGSVVGSTSVEAALGSRRPFDARIHKVRGQQGQIDSAALYRHILTDTSEVGASHANCDKVQDPYSLRCQPQVMGACLTQIRQAAEVLLCEANGVTDNPLVFAEDDDIISGGNFHAEPVAMAADNLALAISEIGALSERRMALLIDKNLSGLPAFLVNNGGVNSGFMIAQVTAAALASENKSLAHPASVDSLPTSANQEDHVSMATFAGRRLKDMAANSRGVLAVEYLAACQGLDFRAPLKAAPIVESAKAILRGQVSFYDQDRYMAADMEAANAILESGALNAFVPKTLLPSL, translated from the coding sequence ATGTTTAACCTGGTACTCAACCCCGGTGCGCTTTCCCTTTCTGACCTGCGCCGGGTGGCATTTGAACCGGTCACTGTCACCCTGGCCGATAGCGCTTGGCCAGCCATTGAAAAAAGCGCTGCCCAAGTGCAAAAAGTGGTGGAAGAAGACCGGGTGGTATATGGCATTAACACCGGCTTTGGCCTGTTAGCCAATACCCGTATCGCCCGCCATGAGCTGGAAGAACTGCAGCGGCGCATTGTGCTGTCCCACGCCGCCGGTATTGGCGAACTCATGGGCGAAAACACGGTGCGGCTGTTGATGGTGTTAAAGCTCAACGCCCTGTCCCGTGGTTATTCCGGCATCCGCCGGGTGGTTTTAGAAGGCTTGATGGCGCTGATTAACGCCGAGGTGTACCCCTGCATTCCGCAAAAAGGCTCAGTGGGCGCCTCTGGCGATTTGGCGCCACTTGCGCACATGGTCTGCCCACTGATTGGCGAAGGCTTTGTGCTGCACAAAGGCCAAAAGCTCAGCGCCGCCGAAGGCCTGGCAATAGCCGGTATTAAGCCAGTTACCCTTGCCGCGAAAGAAGGTCTAGCGCTCCTTAACGGCACCCAAGCCAGCACCGCCTTTGCCCTGCAAGGGCTCTTTGCCGCCGAAGATTTGTTTGTGGCCGGTAGCGTGGTGGGCAGCACCAGTGTGGAAGCGGCCCTGGGGTCACGCCGCCCCTTTGACGCGCGCATTCATAAAGTGCGCGGCCAGCAAGGCCAAATCGATAGCGCCGCGCTGTACCGCCATATTCTCACCGACACTTCCGAAGTTGGCGCCTCACACGCCAACTGCGACAAGGTGCAAGACCCATACAGCCTGCGCTGCCAGCCACAGGTAATGGGCGCTTGTCTCACGCAAATTCGCCAGGCCGCCGAGGTGCTTTTGTGCGAAGCCAACGGCGTTACCGATAACCCGCTGGTGTTCGCGGAAGATGACGACATCATCAGTGGTGGTAACTTCCACGCCGAACCGGTGGCCATGGCCGCCGACAACCTGGCGCTGGCCATTAGCGAAATTGGTGCCTTGTCCGAACGGCGCATGGCGCTGTTAATCGACAAAAACCTCTCCGGCCTGCCGGCGTTTTTGGTTAATAACGGCGGCGTGAACTCGGGCTTTATGATTGCCCAGGTCACCGCTGCCGCCTTAGCGTCAGAGAACAAATCTCTGGCCCACCCGGCCAGCGTTGATTCCCTGCCCACCAGTGCCAACCAGGAAGACCATGTGTCGATGGCCACCTTTGCTGGCCGCCGCCTCAAAGACATGGCCGCCAACAGCCGTGGCGTGCTGGCGGTGGAATACCTGGCCGCTTGCCAGGGCCTTGATTTTAGGGCGCCGCTAAAAGCCGCCCCTATCGTTGAAAGTGCCAAGGCCATTTTGCGCGGCCAGGTCAGCTTCTACGACCAAGACCGTTACATGGCCGCCGACATGGAAGCCGCCAATGCCATTTTAGAAAGCGGCGCCTTAAATGCGTTTGTACCCAAAACGCTGCTACCATCGCTGTAA
- a CDS encoding methyl-accepting chemotaxis protein, producing MKFNTIQARYTLWLIGFMLMICLLTVLGIRYFVFPKLEALQKDNVSLQMQEISQDIHLELARIEAQSRAITQTAAELSSDDIDRLLPALMDQYGNKAVFGGGIWPLPGKRQAGRDRFSSFYVRGQNGQFEKSEYWNSPDTQANYYQEGWYTTALNMPKGQCKWWPAYADAGFEARTNCAMAIYKNGEAYGVSTIDLTLGFFNKLVANLEKKINGEVLIVEAGGKVVSNSTRISGDIVLKNLNALPKSAYVDAVSKLMANVDSGQPLEATYDNNGESYTLLLHKVKGTPWFVAAGLPTALLTSSGNAILNALAGVQIPLVVILIAMMMVALRQLIRRLTVLRQNLDRLSSGDADLTQRVRIVRNDELGAIGDSVNRFIGALQEMVKEVMETSGHIRDGVTELQRQAEQTNGALARHSSETDQAVTAINEMSSTAETVARNAAETASFAQEVNGNTQQTRGIVEAASNSVLELSDHVGSATDKVQAMKQDAEKITSVLGVIREIAEQTNLLALNAAIEAARAGDQGRGFAVVADEVRTLAGRTQNSTVEIGDMLSRMQQGVDSVVSAMEQTQTSSQYTGERTAEVHTGLDGVANAVTRISDLSTQIATAAEEQSSVSEEINQNMVAIKDLVDSLVASGQAAGASTEALADSNKRLNDLMSRFKV from the coding sequence GTGAAATTCAATACGATTCAGGCCCGTTATACGCTTTGGCTCATCGGTTTTATGCTAATGATTTGCCTGCTAACGGTGCTTGGCATTCGTTACTTTGTGTTTCCAAAACTGGAAGCGTTACAAAAGGACAATGTCAGCCTGCAAATGCAGGAGATCTCCCAAGATATTCATCTGGAGCTGGCGCGTATTGAAGCCCAGTCCCGCGCCATTACCCAGACGGCGGCCGAGCTTTCCAGCGACGACATCGACCGCCTGCTACCGGCCCTGATGGACCAATACGGCAACAAAGCCGTGTTTGGCGGCGGTATTTGGCCTTTGCCCGGTAAACGCCAGGCTGGCCGTGACCGTTTCAGCAGCTTTTATGTGCGCGGCCAAAATGGCCAGTTTGAGAAAAGCGAATACTGGAACAGCCCCGACACCCAGGCCAATTACTACCAGGAAGGTTGGTACACCACCGCCCTTAACATGCCCAAAGGCCAATGCAAGTGGTGGCCCGCCTATGCCGATGCCGGCTTTGAGGCGCGCACCAACTGCGCCATGGCCATTTACAAAAATGGCGAAGCCTATGGCGTCTCCACTATCGACTTAACCCTGGGTTTTTTTAATAAGCTGGTGGCCAATCTTGAAAAGAAAATCAATGGCGAAGTATTGATTGTTGAAGCGGGTGGCAAGGTGGTGTCTAACAGCACCCGTATCAGCGGTGACATAGTGCTGAAAAACCTCAATGCATTGCCAAAGTCTGCTTACGTCGACGCCGTTAGCAAGCTCATGGCCAACGTCGATAGCGGCCAGCCTCTGGAAGCCACCTACGACAACAACGGCGAAAGCTACACGCTGCTATTGCATAAGGTTAAAGGCACGCCCTGGTTTGTGGCGGCAGGCCTGCCCACAGCGCTGTTAACCTCTTCTGGCAACGCCATTCTTAACGCCCTGGCCGGAGTGCAAATTCCGTTGGTGGTCATCCTTATTGCCATGATGATGGTTGCCCTTCGCCAGCTTATTCGCCGCCTGACCGTACTGCGCCAAAACCTCGACAGGCTGTCGTCGGGTGATGCTGACCTCACTCAACGGGTGCGCATTGTGCGTAACGACGAGCTGGGTGCCATTGGCGACTCGGTCAACCGCTTTATTGGTGCCCTGCAAGAGATGGTGAAAGAGGTTATGGAAACCTCTGGCCATATTCGCGATGGCGTAACCGAATTGCAGCGCCAGGCCGAACAAACCAACGGCGCCCTGGCACGCCACTCGTCTGAAACCGACCAGGCCGTTACCGCCATCAACGAGATGAGCTCCACCGCCGAAACTGTGGCCCGCAACGCTGCCGAAACCGCCAGTTTTGCCCAAGAAGTCAACGGCAATACCCAGCAAACCCGCGGCATTGTTGAGGCGGCTTCCAACAGTGTGTTGGAACTGTCTGACCATGTCGGTAGCGCTACCGACAAAGTGCAGGCGATGAAGCAAGACGCCGAGAAAATCACCTCGGTGCTGGGGGTTATCCGTGAGATCGCAGAGCAAACCAACCTGCTGGCCCTAAACGCCGCCATTGAAGCCGCCAGGGCTGGCGACCAAGGCCGCGGCTTTGCGGTGGTGGCTGACGAGGTTCGCACCTTAGCCGGGCGCACCCAAAACAGCACCGTCGAGATTGGCGACATGCTGTCAAGGATGCAGCAAGGGGTGGATTCGGTGGTTAGCGCTATGGAGCAAACCCAAACCAGCAGCCAATACACCGGCGAGCGCACCGCCGAAGTGCACACCGGTTTGGATGGTGTGGCCAATGCGGTTACCCGCATTAGCGACCTCAGCACCCAAATAGCCACCGCCGCTGAAGAGCAAAGCTCGGTCAGCGAGGAAATCAATCAGAACATGGTGGCCATTAAAGACTTGGTCGATTCACTGGTGGCCAGCGGCCAGGCCGCAGGCGCCTCGACCGAAGCACTGGCCGACTCCAACAAGCGCCTAAATGACTTAATGAGCCGCTTTAAGGTGTAA
- a CDS encoding serine hydrolase domain-containing protein — MTILSRVLAIIAFCLISQVQAATIKRLDGSTISSQQLTKGVNKLLAIGQVTGLSVTVFNDAKPVYSQAFGYANVQAQTPLTLDTEIYGASISKAVFATLVMQLVDKGVIDLDTPLYQYLDKPLWQIKGDKRAWHRDLSSLKGQPEAKLITARMCLSHTTGLGNWRWFEPDHKLHFHAKPGSHYRYSGEGMTLLQTVLEQKTGKTLEELAQEYVFTPFGMASSSYQWQPRFEGHYATGYNGEGRPYPKDKDNAPRSASTLETTPNELTHFVSAVLQGAGLTPASYNAMFSPQIRIRAPTQFGPGIDEVTGAYDDIALSYGLGWGLIKTPFGWGAFKEGRGDGCVHYLIVFPKQKMAVLLLSNSENAEKIIDALLRLSIADSYTPVAWERYADGSHLLD, encoded by the coding sequence ATGACCATCTTAAGCCGCGTGTTAGCCATCATCGCCTTTTGCCTGATTAGCCAGGTACAAGCCGCCACCATCAAGCGCCTCGACGGCAGCACTATCAGCAGCCAGCAGCTCACCAAAGGCGTTAACAAGTTGCTGGCTATCGGCCAGGTAACGGGCCTTAGCGTCACCGTCTTTAACGATGCCAAGCCGGTTTACAGCCAGGCCTTTGGCTATGCCAATGTTCAAGCCCAAACGCCCTTAACACTGGATACCGAGATCTACGGTGCATCCATTAGTAAGGCGGTATTTGCCACCTTGGTGATGCAACTGGTGGATAAAGGCGTTATTGATTTAGACACTCCGCTATATCAGTACCTCGACAAACCGCTGTGGCAAATCAAAGGGGACAAGCGCGCCTGGCACCGGGATTTATCTAGCCTCAAGGGCCAACCCGAGGCCAAGCTTATCACCGCCCGTATGTGCCTGAGCCACACCACTGGCCTTGGTAACTGGCGCTGGTTTGAGCCGGACCACAAGCTGCATTTTCACGCCAAGCCCGGCAGCCATTACCGCTACTCCGGCGAGGGCATGACGCTTTTGCAAACGGTGCTGGAGCAAAAAACCGGCAAAACCCTGGAAGAGTTGGCCCAAGAATACGTGTTCACTCCTTTTGGCATGGCGAGTTCCAGCTACCAGTGGCAACCGCGCTTTGAGGGCCACTACGCCACCGGTTACAACGGCGAGGGCCGCCCCTACCCGAAAGACAAAGACAACGCCCCGCGTAGTGCCAGTACCCTGGAAACCACGCCCAACGAGCTCACCCACTTTGTCAGCGCAGTGCTGCAAGGCGCAGGGCTAACCCCAGCCTCCTACAACGCCATGTTTAGCCCGCAAATTCGCATCCGCGCCCCCACCCAGTTCGGCCCCGGTATCGATGAAGTTACAGGCGCCTACGACGATATTGCTCTTAGCTATGGCCTGGGTTGGGGACTCATTAAAACCCCCTTCGGCTGGGGCGCTTTTAAAGAAGGCCGGGGCGACGGCTGCGTGCACTACTTGATTGTTTTTCCAAAGCAAAAAATGGCGGTATTGCTGCTAAGCAACAGTGAAAACGCTGAAAAAATTATTGATGCCCTGCTGCGCCTGAGTATCGCTGACAGCTACACCCCGGTTGCCTGGGAACGCTATGCCGACGGCAGTCACTTGCTGGACTAA
- a CDS encoding DMP19 family protein produces the protein MKNIEQAFEKSLNKLESKGFDGIREPERVLATIWSVEAEVNNGGFDQLFYNTAV, from the coding sequence ATGAAGAATATAGAGCAAGCATTTGAAAAATCACTGAACAAGCTCGAATCAAAAGGATTCGATGGTATTCGCGAACCAGAACGCGTATTGGCAACAATATGGTCTGTAGAAGCAGAGGTGAATAACGGTGGCTTTGATCAGTTGTTCTATAACACTGCTGTGTGA
- a CDS encoding DMP19 family protein: MAGIAQKALDLFGEGGPPRDRDERVKALESISEKHEEYLNKLDYEFTEYPDNIQELLFTYVQSNF, translated from the coding sequence ATGGCAGGTATCGCTCAGAAAGCACTGGATCTGTTTGGTGAGGGCGGCCCACCCAGAGATCGCGATGAGAGAGTTAAGGCGCTAGAGAGTATTTCCGAAAAGCATGAAGAGTACCTAAATAAACTCGATTATGAGTTCACAGAGTACCCAGATAACATTCAAGAGTTACTGTTTACTTATGTGCAATCCAATTTCTAG
- a CDS encoding DUF7668 domain-containing protein, whose amino-acid sequence MLIELCTEGEGVSDLVLTGKVAEVEQGYQFTIGLIYVP is encoded by the coding sequence GTGTTGATTGAACTCTGTACTGAGGGAGAGGGTGTAAGCGATTTAGTTTTAACTGGTAAGGTGGCTGAAGTTGAGCAGGGTTATCAATTTACGATCGGGCTAATTTATGTACCATAA
- a CDS encoding transposase, translated as MPAYKTGKRTQQYSLEFKKKAVQWSHEPHRSVKEVAEALDIHPFMLSRWRKESREGKYGMASKTPKPEGKLKEQDEVKQLKKRIAELEMENDILKKWQRFQAEEQRSGIASSNASKGKSR; from the coding sequence ATGCCCGCTTACAAGACCGGAAAACGTACCCAGCAGTACAGCCTTGAGTTCAAGAAGAAGGCCGTGCAGTGGAGCCATGAGCCACACCGCAGCGTCAAGGAAGTGGCCGAGGCGCTGGACATTCACCCCTTCATGTTGTCTCGTTGGCGCAAAGAATCCCGTGAAGGTAAGTACGGCATGGCCAGCAAGACCCCGAAGCCCGAAGGCAAGCTCAAAGAGCAGGATGAAGTGAAACAGCTCAAGAAGCGCATTGCCGAGCTGGAGATGGAGAACGACATCCTAAAAAAGTGGCAACGTTTCCAGGCGGAGGAACAACGCAGCGGTATCGCTTCATCCAACGCCAGCAAGGGCAAATCCCGGTAA
- a CDS encoding IS3 family transposase produces the protein MATFPGGGTTQRYRFIQRQQGQIPVKALCARLKVSRSGYYDWLKRQPSQRQQQDDALLTAIRRLFEKAKQRYGSPKIHRALRLEGIRVGAKRVARLMREAGLKARVERVYRRMNKRRAELKVLPNHRLAIPKASGPNQQWSSDVTYIRFGRRHVFLAVIVDLWSRKIIGWALHEKLNAELSTVALYKAIKQRKPKPGLILHTDRGIEFRAKVMQKWLNRYGIRHSMNRPGQCTDNAEVESFFKTLKAELIHDNHFGTVASLRQQVGHYIQHFYNKVRLHSSLDYVSPIQYEQAA, from the coding sequence GTGGCAACGTTTCCAGGCGGAGGAACAACGCAGCGGTATCGCTTCATCCAACGCCAGCAAGGGCAAATCCCGGTAAAAGCGCTGTGTGCCAGGCTGAAGGTCTCGCGCAGTGGCTACTACGACTGGCTCAAGCGCCAACCAAGCCAACGTCAGCAACAAGACGACGCTTTGCTAACGGCTATCCGCCGCCTATTTGAGAAGGCAAAGCAACGCTATGGCAGCCCGAAAATCCATCGTGCCTTGCGCTTGGAGGGTATTCGGGTTGGCGCTAAACGGGTGGCAAGGCTGATGCGTGAAGCGGGGCTAAAAGCCCGTGTGGAGCGGGTTTACCGGCGGATGAACAAGCGCCGTGCAGAACTGAAAGTGCTGCCGAACCATCGCCTGGCTATCCCCAAAGCGAGCGGCCCAAACCAGCAGTGGTCCAGTGATGTTACCTACATCCGCTTTGGCCGCCGCCATGTGTTTTTAGCGGTTATCGTGGACCTGTGGTCACGGAAAATCATCGGCTGGGCGCTGCATGAAAAGCTCAACGCCGAACTGAGCACGGTCGCGCTTTATAAAGCCATCAAGCAGCGTAAGCCCAAGCCAGGATTGATACTGCACACCGACAGGGGCATTGAATTCCGGGCGAAAGTGATGCAGAAATGGCTCAATCGATATGGTATTCGCCATAGCATGAACCGCCCAGGGCAATGCACGGATAATGCAGAAGTGGAGTCGTTCTTTAAGACGCTCAAAGCCGAACTGATACACGACAATCACTTCGGTACGGTGGCGTCACTGCGCCAACAGGTAGGCCATTACATCCAGCATTTTTACAACAAGGTGCGGCTACACAGTAGCCTCGATTACGTATCACCGATACAGTACGAGCAAGCCGCTTAA
- a CDS encoding MOSC domain-containing protein, with protein MPKVISVSRSQEHHFSKSPVDTIRLIAGEGIEGDAHRGTTVKHRSRVKVDPSQPNLRQVHLIQAELFEELQDQGFAVAPAALGENMTTAGINLLALPKGAVLTFPIGAAIEITGLRNPCPQIENYQKGLLAAVLGKDDSGNVLRKAGVMAIVKAGGNVNKGDDITLLMPKPPFEKLERV; from the coding sequence TTGCCCAAGGTTATATCGGTAAGTCGAAGCCAGGAACATCACTTTTCAAAGTCGCCCGTTGACACCATACGCCTTATCGCTGGAGAGGGTATTGAAGGGGATGCACACCGGGGTACAACGGTTAAGCATCGCTCAAGAGTGAAAGTAGACCCCAGTCAGCCAAATTTGCGGCAGGTGCATTTAATACAGGCAGAGCTTTTTGAGGAATTACAAGACCAAGGCTTCGCCGTAGCACCTGCGGCATTAGGTGAAAACATGACTACCGCCGGTATTAACCTGCTGGCGTTGCCGAAAGGTGCGGTTTTAACCTTCCCCATTGGCGCCGCCATTGAAATAACCGGTCTGCGTAACCCCTGCCCACAAATCGAAAACTACCAAAAAGGCTTGCTGGCTGCGGTGTTGGGTAAAGACGATAGCGGAAATGTGCTTCGCAAAGCCGGTGTTATGGCCATTGTGAAGGCGGGGGGTAACGTCAACAAAGGCGATGACATAACCCTGCTAATGCCCAAGCCGCCTTTTGAAAAGCTCGAACGCGTTTAA